A section of the Nostoc sp. PCC 7524 genome encodes:
- a CDS encoding ribbon-helix-helix domain-containing protein, which produces MPTNKGRIAVTLEAEIYQWIANRASEEGRPLANLAAFLLTRVVKEQMEQEAKDNQDKQGAA; this is translated from the coding sequence ATGCCAACCAATAAAGGGAGAATAGCAGTCACTCTAGAAGCTGAAATTTACCAATGGATTGCTAACCGAGCGTCTGAGGAAGGAAGACCGTTGGCTAATCTTGCCGCTTTCTTACTCACACGAGTTGTTAAAGAACAAATGGAACAAGAAGCCAAGGACAACCAAGACAAGCAGGGGGCAGCATGA